One stretch of Pelmatolapia mariae isolate MD_Pm_ZW linkage group LG3_W, Pm_UMD_F_2, whole genome shotgun sequence DNA includes these proteins:
- the si:dkey-183c6.7 gene encoding urea transporter 2 has translation MWIETKTEMEEASRTRASFSRRVLNGLLLCSGDMEHLDKYMKDKSFVLQLVVCGLRGVTRVILANNPLSGGLILAALYWDSLWQGLLGTLGVLASTLTAVITGQDSVEVAGGHHGFNGMLVSLLMGVFSSAGDWYWWLLLPVFLGSATCVFLFSGLSSFLDRWDLPAAVFPFNIIIILYLLCTGPEHPYFPHHSVKPPGALEPNATELIALQVIRGIPLGVGQIFACGDLGPSLLILGAVFLYSPLLAVHALLGSAVGTLTGLSMAVRHESLYSGLSGFNGALGCMAVGGFFIFSLWTHLFAIASAFFSAYADIALSNLMGTVGLPACSWAATLVATLMLLLTGSLAAYRIPIGQVRAPECNLQLRSQWEAGNTEERESTDV, from the exons ATGTGGATAGAAACCAAAACAGAGATGGAGGAGGCCAGCAGGACCCGTGCCAGCTTCAGTCGGCGTGTGTTGAATGGCCTGCTATTGTGCAGTGGAGACATGGAGCACTTGGATAAGTACATGAAGG ACAAGTCATTTGTGCTACAGCTGGTAGTCTGTGGCCTGAGAGGGGTGACCAGGGTAATTCTGGCCAACAACCCGCTGAGTGGTGGTCTCATCCTGGCTGCCCTGTACTGGGATTCCCTCTGGCAGGGCCTGCTGGGAACTCTGGGAGTATTGGCCTCCACGCTAACAGCTGTCATCACAGGACAAGACAG TGTTGAGGTGGCGGGAGGTCATCATGGTTTTAATGGCATGTTGGTGTCTCTGCTGATGGGAGTGTTTAGCTCAGCTGGAGACTGGTACTGGTGGCTCCTGCTGCCTGTCTTCCTGGGGTCAGCAACATG tgtttttctgtttagcGGACTCTCATCGTTTTTAGACCGCTGGGACTTGCCTGCTGCCGTGTTTCCCTTCAACATTATTATCATCCTCTACCTCCTGTGTACTGGCCCAGAACACCCCTATTTTCCACACCACTCAGTAAAACCACCAGGGGCCCTGGAGCCCAATGCTACAGAGCTCATAGCATTACAG GTAATACGTGGCATCCCTCTTGGAGTGGGTCAGATCTTTGCCTGTGGGGACCTGGGACCGTCCCTTCTCATCTTGGGAGCTGTTTTCCTCTACTCCCCCTTGCTCGCCGTCCATGCTCTGCTGGGATCCGCAGTAGGAACGCTGACCG GTTTGTCCATGGCAGTGCGTCATGAATCTCTGTACTCAGGTCTGTCAGGGTTTAATGGAGCTCTGGGCTGCATGGCTGTTGGAGGATTCTTTATCTTCAGCTTGTGGACGCACCTCTTTGCTATCGCCAGtg CCTTCTTCTCTGCATATGCTGACATTGCTTTGAGCAATTTGATGGGAACT GTTGGTCTCCCAGCATGCAGCTGGGCAGCTACTCTGGTGGCCACACTGATGTTGCTGTTGACCGGCAGTTTAGCAGCGTACCGCATCCCGATTGGTCAAGTGAGAGCTCCGGAATGCAACCTGC